One stretch of Scophthalmus maximus strain ysfricsl-2021 chromosome 12, ASM2237912v1, whole genome shotgun sequence DNA includes these proteins:
- the alg10 gene encoding dol-P-Glc:Glc(2)Man(9)GlcNAc(2)-PP-Dol alpha-1,2-glucosyltransferase, whose amino-acid sequence MEKFEGYIFTALCSTNFFVSCLLFSRVTREQREPYMDEIFHVPQAQKYCHGRFNEWDPMVTTLPGLYLISVGVIKPLVWLADLTGRVVCSTAMLRFVNLLFNCGNLYLLYLLIGKLHLREKTRTTSRRVLSALSLSTFPVLYFFNFLYYTDAGSTFFILFAYLMTLYGCHKASAFLGMCSVLFRQTNIIWVAFCAGTLVAAKMDEAWRVEHTKKRDEKSPPSQVPLSFSGAKKIILFTIEFLTSASHVKAVLLVAWPYAVVGVAFLAFMVLNDGIVVGDRTSHEACFNFPQLFYFFSFTLFFSAPVSLCYHRALRFLQALKKQPLFFLSVTAVSLLLVWKFTFVHRYLLADNRHFPFYVWKNLYQRHELVRFLLVPAYVFAGWNFLDSFKSRSLFWSLAFLVCLLAATVPQKLLEFRYFIVPYLMYRLHMPLPSLPRLILEFLLYMAVNAATIYIFIAKAFRWPDSTAAQRFMW is encoded by the exons ATGGAGAAATTTGAAGGCTACATCTTCACCGCTCTCTGCAGCACCAACTTTTTCGTGTCCTGCCTGCTGTTCTCCAGAGTCACCCGGGAGCAGCGGGAGCCCTACATGGACGAGATCTTCCACGTCCCGCAGGCGCAGAAGTACTGCCACGGCAGGTTCAACGAG TGGGACCCAATGGTCACCACCCTCCCAGGCCTCTACCTGATCTCCGTAGGCGTCATCAAGCCCTTGGTGTGGCTCGCCGACCTGACCGGCAGGGTGGTATGCTCCACGGCCATGCTGCGCTTCGTCAACCTGCTCTTCAACTGCGGCAACCTCTACCTGCTCTATCTGCTCATCGGCAAGCTGCACCTCAGGGAGAAG ACACGAACGACCTCACGCCGCGTCCTGTCGGCGCTGTCGCTGTCCACCTTCCCCGTGCTCTATTTCTTCAACTTCCTCTACTACACCGACGCCGGATCCactttcttcatcctcttcgCCTACCTCATGACGCTCTACGGCTGCCACAAAGCCTCCGCGTTCCTGGGGATGTGCTCCGTGCTCTTCCGCCAGACCAACATCATCTGGGTGGCCTTCTGCGCCGGCACGCTGGTGGCCGCCAAAATGGACGAAGCCTGGAGGGTGGAACATACGAAAAAGAGGGATGAGAAGTCTCCACCGTCGCAAGTTCCCCTGTCGTTCAGCGGCGCTAAGAAAATAATACTGTTCACGATTGAGTTCCTCACCTCGGCCAGTCACGTGAAGGCCGTCCTGCTGGTGGCCTGGCCTTACGCGGTGGTCGGCGTTGCTTTCTTGGCGTTCATGGTGCTGAATGACGGGATCGTGGTGGGGGACAGGACGAGCCACGAGGCTTGCTTCAACTTCCCTCagctcttctacttcttctccttcacactCTTCTTCTCCGCGCCCGTCTCACTTTGTTACCACCGTGCCCTCCGCTTCCTGCAGGCTCTGAAAAAACAGcctttgttcttcctctccgtcACCGCCGTCTCCCTGCTCCTGGTGTGGAAGTTCACCTTTGTCCACAGGTACCTCCTGGCAGATAACCGCCATTTCCCCTTCTACGTGTGGAAGAATCTTTATCAGCGGCACGAGCTGGTGCGCTTCCTCCTCGTCCCGGCCTATGTGTTTGCCGGGTGGAATTTTTTGGACTCGTTCAAGTCACGCTCGCTCTTCTGGAGTTTGGCCTTCCTGGTGTGCCTCCTGGCCGCCACAGTCCCCCAGAAGCTGCTGGAGTTCCGGTACTTCATCGTTCCCTACCTGATGTACCGCCTGCACATGCCTCTACCCTCTCTTCCCAGACTCATCCTCGAGTTCCTCCTCTACATGGCGGTCAATGCCGCcaccatttacattttcatcgCAAAGGCTTTCCGCTGGCCGGACAGCACCGCCGCGCAGAGGTTCATGTGGTGA